One region of Eleutherodactylus coqui strain aEleCoq1 chromosome 5, aEleCoq1.hap1, whole genome shotgun sequence genomic DNA includes:
- the MICOS13 gene encoding MICOS complex subunit MIC13, producing MAPAVLRLLRVSTKLLVAGGALYMAYDYGLLGSGAQGQEVLKKSSAALPPVVQEWAEYCGVQIPSAPKLDFSVSESWNWGVQQSVSALSVAPTKACDYTAQGWKYVKDLVK from the exons GGTCTCTACAAAGCTGCTGGTGGCCGGCGGGGCGCTCTACATGGCGTACGACTACGGGCTGCTGGGAAGTGGCGCCCAAGGCCAGGAAGTTCTGAAGAAGAGctctgcggcgctgcctcccgtggTGCAGGAGTGGGCGGAGTACTGCGGTGTACAG ATTCCATCTGCACCAAAGTTGGACTTCTCTGTCAGCGAGTCCTGGAATTGGG GCGTCCAGCAGTCTGTGTCGGCTCTCTCCGTAGCCCCAACCAAAGCCTGTGATTACACGGCGCAGGGCTGGAAGTATGTCAAAGATTTGGTGAAGTGA